The window CCTGGATAAAGCCCTTTGTATTTGGTGTTACCTGGGCATCAACAGAGAGCCTTATCCTGCCATCATAGTAAGAAGCATCTTCATCCCTGCTATTACCAACAGCTGTACCTGGGTCTGGTCCATCAAGATGCATATCGCTGTTAAAATCAACCTCTCTGATCTCACCCCTTGCCCTGATCTCACCACCAAGGGTTATCTGGGTTGTGCCTTTTGCAATGACAGCCTGTGTGTCTGCTGGTATTTCAGCTACAACTGCAAAAGCCATTGTACTTAGTCCAAGGACAAATATTAAACCTGCAACTAATGCTAAAAACTTTTTCACCTACGCCTCCTTAAAAGCCTCAGTGAATCTTCCTGCCAAAGGCAGGTTAAAAATTTCTTAACTCATTAATCCTGAATCTCAATAATTTATCACACTTTTTTTATCTCTGCCTCTCACCTCCCTTTCACACGAGATACACCCTCTTATGAGGGAATTATAATGAAAAACAATTGTTATGTCAAGCTTATCTCAAGCCTTTTTAATGTTTAAACCAGAGGGTCAAGATTATTGTTATCCAACCAGCCAGAAGAAGACCAATAATCCATCTGAATCTGCTGTCAAACTCCTTCCTTAACTCCTTTATCTCTGACCTTAAACTGCTCTCTACCTTCTGTATCTCTAACCTTAAATCGCTCTCTACCTTCTTTATCTCTGACCTTAAACCATTATCTACCTTCTCTATCTCTGACTTTAAACTTCCTTCTGAACTATAGATGGCATTACGAACTACCTCAAGAACCTCCTCTACTTTGTCTATCCTTTTGTGAATCTGGTCAAGTTCCCTTACAACAAAGTATAAGGCATCTATCCTTTGAATCTCGGGTTTTTCTTCCTTCTGCGTCTCTTCCATCACTGCCTTCCTACTACAAGCTTCTCTATAAGACCTTTGAGAAAATTGAGCTCATCCCGCTGAGTCTCAAGACTCTGCTTCACTACCTTCACCTCATGACCTAAAAACCATAGATTCCTTATTACAAAACCTATCAGTATAAGGGCTATCCCTATAAAGGTGCCAAAAAGCCAAAACATCGTCTCCCTAAGGTCATCTATGCGATTGTTAAGGCTGTCTTTTGTCTCTTCAAGAAGTTTTATCACCATCTGGATGTCTTCCTTCGTGGCATAATCACGCTGCTGAGAACCTGCTGAAAAAGGTAAAAATAAAAAACTCAGAAAAAGGATTATGCCTACTAACCTACCCATCACTGCCTTCCTACTACAAGCTTCTCTATAAGACCTTTGAGAAAATTGAGCTCATCCCGCTGAGTCTCAAGACTCTGCTTCACTACCTTCACCTCATGACCTAAAAACCATAGATTCCTTATTACAAAACCTATCAGTATAAGGGCTATCCCTATAAAGGTGCCAAAAAGCCAAAACATCGTCTCCCTAAGGTCATCTATGCGATTGTTTGTGTCATCTATGCGATTGTTGATCTGCTCATTAAGAACCCTCATATCCTCTCTTAATGCCTTTATATTTTCTCGCATCTCTTCCCTGAGACGCCTTATATCTTCCTTTGTTACTGGCTCTGAATAAATATAAGAAGGTAAAAAGAAACACAGAAGAATGGCGCAAACAGGTTTTAATAAAATTACTCTTTTAATCATAAAAATTTATATCACAGCTACAGTAAAGGTGTCAAGAAAAATTTTGTTAAATTTTTGTAAAAATTTGTTTACACAATTGTGTTAAAATTCATTATGAAACTTCTTCACAGGCTTATTTACAGGGAGATATTTTTTCATCTCCTGATCGGAATCCTCGCAATTAATACCATCATAATGGTTGAAAAACTCATAAGGGTATCAAAGGTGCTATCAGGTATTGCAGGACCTTCTGACATGGCAAGAATCATCCTGCTCATACAGCCACAGATGCT is drawn from Thermodesulfovibrionales bacterium and contains these coding sequences:
- a CDS encoding prominin family protein yields the protein MEETQKEEKPEIQRIDALYFVVRELDQIHKRIDKVEEVLEVVRNAIYSSEGSLKSEIEKVDNGLRSEIKKVESDLRLEIQKVESSLRSEIKELRKEFDSRFRWIIGLLLAGWITIILTLWFKH
- a CDS encoding CCDC90 family protein: MIKRVILLKPVCAILLCFFLPSYIYSEPVTKEDIRRLREEMRENIKALREDMRVLNEQINNRIDDTNNRIDDLRETMFWLFGTFIGIALILIGFVIRNLWFLGHEVKVVKQSLETQRDELNFLKGLIEKLVVGRQ